The sequence below is a genomic window from Diospyros lotus cultivar Yz01 unplaced genomic scaffold, ASM1463336v1 superscaf3, whole genome shotgun sequence.
TGCCATTTGgatggggaaaaaaaaattcttcttttaatttgattccTAACCAAGAGGTCTTGATGAGTTTAAAATGATATCGTTAACAGAttctttatataataaaatagataatattattattttgtgagcTGTCGATACGAGAATctgctatattatatatattgttattccATCTGCACCTAACTATGAGAATTATTAGAAaacaatgaaatgaaaataaccAACCTCCAGCCGAGTTaatatcgtaatgcaaatttcACATTAAGGTTTATTTGGGAACTTGACGGTCATCTGGCAGTCAGCAATCTTATCCTCTCCTTCACCAATAGCTCATAGATTTTGCCTTCCCaccccaaccaaaaaaaaactaAGTCAACAAAATATACTAACTAAAAATGGGAATTACAGAGCATATACAGATCAAATTGCAACCTTGCCCACAGTATCATATCATTTCTTGACCAGCCCATGGCTTTTGATTTGATTGTCAGCCATTCATCATTCATGACtatcaaatcaaaagaagagCTGTTTTGGTTCATATATCCATTAATACCCATATGTATAAGGATCTGAGGGTTCTAGTTCCGTTACGTggtgaaagataaaataatatttttattgtatacatcctttaaaacaaagaaaatcatatctcttgaaatttaataaaaaaataattgacatgatatttgaattgaaaattttgactcGCCAATATTACACCGATTATAATTAACTTTGAAGATATGtgacaataattttttcaaagtataaatgatttttaatgacaaaaaaCTATAAACTATCAATTAATGAACCCAGCATACACTCATGTCAtttggcctatatatatatatcattactACGACCAATTCTTTTTATAATCAAAGTAGATATACTAAAAAGTGAAGAATTCTAACCTAGTGActttgaattattaaaatattatttctccCGTAAACTAATGGTTAACATTTTCTATAcgaaaaattactttaaaatcTCACTTTGATCCAATGGAAGGCAGCATGCAGTAACCCTCTCCTGTGGCCTATAAATACAGATCTCCGTATGTAAACTCCTCACATCACATCTCAACTTCTGATACTAATTAcgtctttcttcttcaaaattTGAAGAGATCCAATTTAAGAAATGGCGGGTTTTGCATCCAAAAGCTACTTTCTTCTTTATATGATGGCTGTCTTGCCAGCAGTGCTGTGTCATAGCAGCAAGGGCAACTATATAACCTCTAGAGCAACTTACTACAGCACCTCTGATGGATTGGGCACTCCAAGTATGTATCCATTTTCACTACACTTTCAGATGAAACAATTTTTCCGTTTCAAAAATGAGCTTTGATCGAGAGATTATGTTTTTGTACTAGTTATATAAGATTGTTTCTGGAGTATTTGTCTCCAAAGCATTTctaatatatttcataaattatgCTCATTTGAACTTCAAAATTATCCCACGTCCAAACCCATGGAATCTTCAAAGTTTATATCATTTGGTTTTGGGAACAGTGAAAGCACAAAATCTCTTATCAAACAATGTTTGTCACTTTTtcccataaatatatatgaatatatctCTTCATAATATAGTTGTTAAGTATTGTCTGCTTATTAATGATATAACTGCATGTTGTGgggttaattaatttattaatgtatgTTATTTAAGCTGGAGCTTGTGGGTATGGTGAATATGGAAGAACTGTCTACAGTGGCAATGTGGGAGGGGTCTCTAACCTTTACAGGGATGGGTTAGGCTGTGGCGCTTGCTATCAGGTAATAATACATGTAACTTAATTCATCAAAGCTAATTTAAAATCTGCAAGAGAGATAGTTTAAGTAAATGGCCCTTCCTATAATTCCATCCTTTTTTTCTGCTGGGATAACTAATTAAGGAAACTTGTTTgtgttacaaaaataataataatgataataataaaacataataggTGAAGTGCAAGATCCCAGGGCTTTGCACTGCGGATGGAGTGCAGGTGGTGGCAACAGACTATGGCGCAGGAGACAACACAGACTTCATCCTCAGCAAGCACGCCTTCGCCGCCATGGCTAGACCCAAAGCAGACTCCAAGCTGTTTGCTTATGGCGTTGTTCCCGTAGATTACGCGAGAGTTCCTTGCAGCTATCCAGGCCATACCCTGGCAGTGATGATCAATACGCAGAGCAGGTTTCCTGATTACCTAGCCATAGCCTTGGTTTACCAAGCTGGAAAATGTGACATTACTGCTGTTCAAATTTGGCAAGTAAGTCCACTAACTAAACAttttaatttgcataaaaaattgAAGGCATCATACATTATTCTTAgtgatgatactggaccgatcaccgaggtctgcctcgaaccaagtacctgcaggggcggggctgtaatcccccgggagaactccgacgctcaagtcagtagaagaaatatgcccaaaatagaaaattgaaccAGTAGTCAGATGATCCGTACCTGTAGAAGTCGATATCTATTTAAAGATGGGGTAAAGCACACATTGAAGGGATAAGATAAGTCTTGAACCagacgttggagagaatctcgatTAACTGGGTCAGCCttgttcaaaattaaatatgagataaATGATGAAGATATAGGTGATACGTGGCACTTTTTGGGGCCGGCACGTGGCGGCACCACATTGGAGATCTCCAAGGGTAGTATAGTatttttgcccttagtaaaatattccctcatcacttgccccccaacTCCTTGAGCTGCGAGGGAGAGGAGCtcgggcagctgaaggagtagtcttctcaatttttcctgaaaaaagagattttaccaaaaagataaatgaataagattaaaaagcTCTATTATTGGCTTTGTTGGCTCGCTTCCCAACTAAACATCCCATCCCCACTCCCCATGGCCCTCCAAGAATTCTATAAAAAGGGGGGTGGGGATGGTCCCCTCTTCACAAACACTATTGGAGTGGAAACATAAGGTAAGAGATCTTTCATcctcctcttttttctttttttttttctttttttttttttttgctttttcatttcagttttttttttttttttaaaagaacttCTTCATTTGCGTGGCCGAGACCAGAGGTCTCGGCCACGTTTGGTCTAGGAGGCGCGGGCTGAGGCCGCGCGGGCCCCGGCCGCGCGGCTTGCCTGCGCGCGCGGGCCGAGGCCGCGCTGGCCGAGCCCTCGCGCCTCGGCCGTGGGTGCGCGGCTTGCCAGCGCGCGGGCCGAGGCCGCTTGCCCGCGCGCGCGGGACTCCTtgtcccccttttttttttttgtttttttttttttaagaggcCCTTGGTCTCGACTTTGAGACCTCTTTTCCCCTTAtcccccttttttttccttttgtgcaGGATTCTCACGGGGCTCGAGAGATTCTAAGTGGTGCCTTCAAGTTCATCAAGGGACGGACCGGCTCCCTCTTAAGGGTTCTCTCGTGCGTTTTTCTTCCATCCTTGGAAATCTTCTCATCACCCGGTATTCCTTTGCCtcccttctcttattttttgtggcTTTTTCTTGTCTCTCTTCCCCATGTCACGTTGCTTTGGTAAGTCAATCTCCATGGTCTCCTCTAGCAACTCAGATGGGAATAGCTCGGACCCTTCCAGCTCCTCTAGCTCCTCTTCTCAGTCTGGTAGGCAAATAGGAGACGCTGGGACCTCTCGACCTCGTCCTCATGCCCTATCTTTTGATAATGATACCGACACAGAGTTAGAGCTCCACCATAACGGTCTCCCTGATGACCTAACCCCTGCCTATTCTTCCTTGTCCGAGGATGAGGTCTCTGGACTCGCCCGGAAATATCATCTCCCCGTTACGGGCTATTGGTATTCTACACCCTCCAACTTTAGAGCCCATCAATCCCCTCCGAGGGCTTTAACCATCTATGAAACCTCTCTTGAAGCAGGGTGTCGGTTCCCTTTCGAAAGCACCCTTGCCGAGATCTTTCGACTCGTAGGGTTATCCCCTTCTCAACTAGTGCCCAACGGGTGGAGGAACTTAGTATCTTTCGTCATATGTTGTCGGGGGAGAGGTATTGTCCCCAAAGCTaaactctttttaaaattatttcgcCTCGTATGTGTTGATAAGTCCGAGTTTCGCTATTCTTTCATGGCATACCCTGGCTGTAAGTTTCTCGTAGACACCCCGTCCTCCTTAAAAGGTTGGAAAAATCGATATTTTTTTATGGGATCCGGCTCCGCTACTATGGGTGTGCCCACTGCCTGGCGTCGGCCTTCCCGTAAGAATTTCCCTCGTGAAATGACCCCTTTAGAGAGGAGGGACGCCGAGCTTTTGATGGGTTTGGAGCACGTCAGTACCGCTAGGTTGATTAACGAACAAACCCTGTTTCTTGGGGGTCTATGTCGATACCCCTGCCCAGCAGCCGACACTCCCttaggttgatttttttttcgtTCTCTCGCTCCGCTTCTTGCTTCTAATTTCTGCTTGCTTCCTTATTCTGacatttgatcttattttgCTTTGCAGCCAAGATGATCGATGATGCGGAGTTGTGGGGGACCGACAAACAGGCTGCTGAAGAGGCCAAACGGGCCCGGAAGAATGCCAAGAGGCATACTCGAGACTCTAGGCTCCCACCTCGGCACAAGAAATCAAAAGCGTCTGGGTCCCGCTCTTCTCTGCCCCACACCGAGACAGGAGGCTCTCAGGGCACCGAGCCCTTCTCTGACCTGCTTGAAGAAGAGGCGCCTATTCCCGCCAGGGCTCTTCACCGACTCAACTGGAATGTCCATGAAACAGACCACAGCAGCGAGGCTTGGGTGGCGACTCAGCTTATTCAGGGCCTTCCCACTCGGGCAGACATGGAGGGGGCTGCCGACCTGACTTCGGAGACCTTGGAGTCTTGCTACGGCCAGGGCTTGGTTCAGGTTAGCCCTTCGGACTTTTTAATATAGAGAACTCTCGTCCCCTATATTCTAACTTTGTGCTATTCGAACAGAGTATTGTCGCTCATAACGAGCTCCAAAGGCGAATGGCGAGAAATTCACAAAGGATGTTGGAGATGGATAATGCTCTTGCCGAGTGCCATAGAACCATCGAGCAGCGGGACGAGGATCTGAGGGCTCAACATCAACGAAACGAGGAGCTTGAGGGACGCTTTCAGGGGCTCGAGATTAGCCACCAGGCCCTGGAGGAAGAGTTAGGACGGACTCGGGAGCGCAACCGGGAGCTTGAAGAGAAGTATGCCAACCCCACCCAACTCCCTGAGGTGAGAGGATTTATTAGGCATGAGCTGCAAGGGGTATGGAAGAGAGGTTTCACTCGCTGCAAGGAGGAGGTGCAAAGAGCCTATCCCGACCTCAGTTTTGCTCCCATTAGGTCCATGGAGGATGTGATCGCCGAGCTCAGCCGAGCATCATCCTCCCAAGCCCCAGCAAACGAATCCGAGGAgttcgaagaagaagaaacctagTTGTTCGTTGCATGTATCTTCTTTCCCCAAGTTTGGGTTATATTGGACTTCTGATCTTTCATTGAATAAAAATGCTTCGAAGTTATGCCTTTTTTGTAATAGTTTGAGCCAAGTGATCTCTGTTACCTgatttcttgctcctccattttgcttttattttaggGGTGGCCCCCTTGGGGCCATATCTGACCCTtgactcttcctttttattaggggtggtccccccGAGGCCACATTTGACCCGTgagttttcctttttattaggggtgaTCCCCTAAGGCCATATTTGACCCTtgactcttcctttttattaggggtggtcccccgAGGCCACATTTGACCCTtgactcttcctttttattGGGGGTGGTCCCCCGAGGCCACATTTGACCCTTGACTCTTCCTTTTTGCCTCTTGCCTCATCTCcttattgttttttatattcCGTAGGACAGTCtgcacatataaaaagaacAATAATGAGGTTTTATTGAGAAACATACATAGCTTCAAGATCCTTGGGGGTAAcccattattgataaaattttctcaagttCTGAATATTCCACGCATTCTTTATCGGAGTGCCGTCCATAGTTCCAAGCCGGTATGCCCCAGGGCTGAGGGTCTCGGTAACCCCGTAGGGGCCTTCCCAAGTCGGCGACAACTTGTTGGAGTCTCGGGGGTTGCTCACACTTGCTCGTCGAAGGACCAGATCGCCAGGTAGAAAACTCCGAGCTTTCACCCTTCGATTGTAGTACCTCTCAATTCGCTGATTATAAACCGCTTGACGGACCCTTGCTTCGTCCCGAAGCTCCTCTACTGTATCTAAATTATTCCTCAAGGCTTGTTCATTGGATTTTGGATCAAAATGCTCCACCCTAAAAGTTGGAATCCCTATCTCTACCGGGATAACGGCCTCTGAACCGTAACATAAGTTGAATGGGGTCTCTCCGGTGGACCCCCTCCTCGTGGTCCGGTAAGACCAAAGGATGCTCGGTAACTCGTCCACCCAACTTCCATCTGCCTTGTCAACTCGAGCTTTTAATCCGTGGAGCATAGTCCTATTAGCAAGCTCGATCTGTCCGTTAGCCTGTGGATGAGCTACTGAGGTGAAGTGTTGCTTGATCCCCAATTCTTGACACCATTCCTTGATCATCCGATCCGTGAATTGGGTCCCATTATCTGAAACAATCACCCGCGGGATCCCGAACCGACAAACCACGTTCTTCCATAAAAATTGCTTCACTTTTCGCGCCGTGATGGAGGCCAGGGGCTCGGCCTCTATCCATTTGGAGAAGTAATCTATCGCCGCGATCAAGAATTTTACTTGACCTGCGGCAGGCGGGAACGGACCCAGAATATCAATTCCCCATTGGGCGAAGGGGCACGGCTGAACCAGGTGGGTGAGCATGGCGCTAGGAACATGAATTAGGTTGGAGACCCGTTGGCATCTTTCACATTTCTTGACCAGCTGCTCTGCGTCAGACACCATAGTCGGCCAGTAGTACCCTTGTCGAAGGGCTTTCTGATAAAGAGTTCGGGCTCCTATGTGACTCCCACATATTCCCTCATGGATCTCTCTTAAAACATAGTCAGCCTCACGTGGTTTTACGCACTTCAAGAGTGGTTGAGTGAAGGATCTCTTGTACAACTCTTCGTTGATTAGTATAAATTTCTGGGCCCTTCTTTTTAGCTCCCGGGCCTCTAAGTCATTCTCTGGTAGCTCTCCATCCTTCAAATAACTAACAAAAGGGTCCATCCAACTTGGCTCTAGATCGAGACATAGCTGCTCCATCATCTCATCAATGCTTCTATGAGGTAATGTCTCGATAAGAATCTGTCTAGAATTGGTTGGAAAAGAGGCCGATGCGATCCGGGACAAGGTGTCTGCTTCCATATTCTGGGATCGAGGCACATGCTCAATCTTTACAGATTGAAAACGACTCATCAGTTCCTGAACGAAAACCAAATATTTGGACATGTGGTCCTCTCTAGCCTCGTATTCTCCCTTCACCTGCTGAACAACAAGGTTAGAATCAGATTGTATGTTGAGATGCTTCGCCCCAAGCTGTGCGGCGAGCCTCAACCCGGCTATGAGGGCCTCGTACTCTGCCTCATTGTTAGACGCCCGAAACTCAAAATGCAGAGCGTATAACCAGGACTGACCCTCAGGGCTCTTTATCATTAGCCCAGCTCCTCCGCCTGCAGAGTTTGAGCTGCCATCCACTGCCAACATCCATGGTCCTAGGCTGTCTTCTGGAGGTCCGCCAAGCCCAAATCCTTCGGCGATGAAATCAGCTAAGGCCTGGGCCTTAATAGCTGACCGAGGTCGATACTCTATGTCGAATGCTGTTAACTCCATTGACCACTTCAACATTCTCCCTGAGAGCTCTGGCTTCCCCAAAATCTGCCTTAGAGGCTGGTCAGTAAGCACGATGATAGAATGCGCCTGGAAGTAGGGTCGTAACTTTCTCGCTGAGACGACCAGGGCAAATGCTAATTTCTCCATGGGGGAATACCGAGCCTCTGCCTCTTATTTTCTTCACGCACCAGTACCGAGCTCACTGCCTCTTCTGCCACGGCCAAGTAGAGGTATAGCGGCTCACCCATCTTTGGCTTAGTAAGGACTGGCGGTGAGGCTAGACATTCCTTGAGCTCGTTAAAAGCCTCCTGGCACCCAACGTCCCAGACAAAATCTTTGGTCCTGGATAGGGCTTTGAAAAAAGGGAGGCCCTTTTCTGCCGATCGGGAGAGAAATCTGCCCAGAGCCGCTATCCTTCCAGTGAGTTGCTGGACCTCCTTAATACTTCTCGGGGTCGGCATGTCTAGTATCGCCTTAATCTTCTCAGGATTCACCTCTATCCCACGATGATGCACGATATACCCAAGGAACTTTCCTGCAGAGACACCAAAAGCGCATTTAGAAGGATTAAGTTTCAATTGGAACCTGCGCAAGGTTTTGAAGCACTCTTCTAAATCTGTCGGATGCTCCTCTGCCAGCAGGCTCTTCactagcatatcatccacataggcTTCCATGTTGCGACCCAATTGGTCCTGAAAGAGCCTATTCACGAGCCGTTGGTATGTAGCCCCTGCATTTTTTAAGCCAAAAGGCATAACAGTATATCAATAAGTACCCCGATCAGTGACGAATGCTgtcttctcctgatcttctTTATGCAACGGGATCTGATGgtatccctgaaaagcatctaggaaactcatgAGGTGGCATCCGGCCGTGCCATCAATTAGGGCATCGATCCGGGGAAGTGGGTAACTATCTTTTGGGCAAGCCTTATTCAGGTCAGTGAAATCAATACACAACCTCCACTTACCTTCCCCCTTAGGAACCAAAACCACATTGGCGAGCCATTCGGGATAATCGACCTCCCGAATATATCGTGCCGCCATTAGTTTTTCCACCTCAGCCTCTATGGCCCTTGCCCTATCTGGGGcgaaatttcttttcttctgtatGACAGGTCGGTACCCCCGCTTCACTCCCAAACGATGCGTCATTACTGCCGGGTCTATGCCTGGAATGTCGTGGACTGACCATGCGAAAATATCTGCATATTGGCGAAGAAGGGATACAATCCGAGTCCGAATAGGGTCTTTCAATTGGGCGCTCACCCTTACGCATCTATCGACTCTGTCCGGGTCCAATGGTACCTCTACAAGCTCATCTACTGGCTCAGC
It includes:
- the LOC127793434 gene encoding expansin-like B1 gives rise to the protein MAGFASKSYFLLYMMAVLPAVLCHSSKGNYITSRATYYSTSDGLGTPTGACGYGEYGRTVYSGNVGGVSNLYRDGLGCGACYQVKCKIPGLCTADGVQVVATDYGAGDNTDFILSKHAFAAMARPKADSKLFAYGVVPVDYARVPCSYPGHTLAVMINTQSRFPDYLAIALVYQAGKCDITAVQIWQAKYQQWKDMRRVYGAVWDIPNPPSGALSLRVQVCGQKWVYLSKAIPKKWKSGAIYETGVKLV